The genomic region TACTTTCTCTCCATTTGCAATGGCGTATGCGCAGTATCCTCCATACTGTGGAAGGTATTTCTTAGGATTCTCTTGAAAAGTTCTTAAATGTTTTTCAGACACAAACCTAAATTCGGCATCCTCGTAAATCGTTACAAAATCTGAAGAGCCTTTTTCCGGAGTTTCTTCAAAATAAGAAATAACATCATACCCTTCGGCTACCGCTCCCTTCTGCTCGTTAAATTGTGCTTTTGAAGAGACTATAAAAAACAATAAGATGCAAGTAAGCTTAGTTTCCATATAACTACTATTTTTTTAGTTAGTAGAACTAAAGCTGCAAACATTACTCACAATTGAAATATTTTCCCTTCAAAAACACAGTGAAGCCATTAGTTTTACCATTATAAAATTCCATCATAGGTTTCGACTCCCGAAGTATCGGGACAGCCTGACAGTAAAATATTTAAAGTCAATTAAATTAACCAAACTACTAATTAAGGTAATTGTGCAGGATACAGTGTATTATAATCCGCCGCTTTCAGTCGAGGTAATTTTGCATCGAAATTAGCTTCTATAGCAGCCAAAAAATTATTAGCTAAATAAGCATAGCCTCTTGCCGTAGGGTGCACACCGTCTAAAGAGAAAGCACCTCCAAAAACCAAATCGCCGTTTAAAACAAATTCATCGAATGCAACACCTCCATTTACCACTTCATCTAAAATTGCATTTGCATCTACCAAAGCGAGTCCATTTTGTTCTGCAACTGCCGCTATAGTAGTATTAAAAGCAACCACTGCATCTGTAGCAGCTTTTTGTTCGCTTGGCAGTAGAACCGCTCCATCTTGTAATGGATAGGTAACACCGATTGAATTAAAAGGTGCAGGAATCCCTACTTGTTCCGTACCAATTGTTGAAGAAGTAGGTAATGTAATGAGATCTGCTTCGGTGGCATGTCGAGCTTGCCCATATAACATGGCCATTAGGCCAGCTTGTTGTGCTGGGATTCCCGCTTGTTGCAAAGCACCATTTAATTGAGCTGAAAGGTCGGTTAGATCTTCATCTTTAATCATTAAAGGGTTATTGCTTCCAGCCTGCAAAAGCACCACACGATCTCCCTGACCCTGAGCGGTTAATATTTGCTTTAGTGGACCGATAAGCTGCGTATTTAATTGATTGGCAGTTGCTTCATCCAATGGAACAGGATTGTAAGGAACTGTTGTGAAATAAGGAATAGAGGTTACATTTGGAATATTGGCTACTGCTCCCTTTGCACCATTTGCCGTTAATTGCGCCACTATACCACTATACACTTGCGCAAAAACATTAGGATCGGTAATATCATTGCTGGCATAGGTAGAAGGATCTAGATTCCCGTTTTGATCTATCCCTATTCCTCCCGAAGTGGCATAACCCAGCACATCGTTATTCCCTATCCAAAGGGTGAAAAAGGTTGGATTCTGACTTACAGCGTCTGCAATTATGGATGTGTTGGCACTCGAAGCAAATCGAACAAAATATGGATTTGCCTGTCCGGTTTGCAGCCCTGCGATATTTCCATAACCCTGTGCCAATAAATGATAACTTAAAGCTCCAGGTACTCCCATATTATTAAAACTACCTGATAAGGTTTGTGAAATCTCGGTAGTTGGAGAACCCGGCAAACGAGCGGGTCCAGCTCCATTAAAAAACAAACGGTTTTCTAGGATTACATTTCCACCCAAGGTGGCTCCACCCAGATTGTCGTTCATCAAAGGTTGATTAAATTCCCCTCCACCAACTAGTGAAAACTGTTGAGAGAGCATATTAGGTAATGAATTCTGTTGACTTGCCTGAAAAAGAGCTCCATCGGTATACCCCGCAGTTAAGGAATTCCCTACGGATACGTAATTAGAGAAATCTGCCGTTCCAGCAGAAAAATTCATCCCCATATCGCCCCCACCTGAAGAATCATCATCGGAACTGCAACTTAGCAATCCGATTAACATAAAAGATAATAAGCCTATATATTTAGTATTCATTGTATTCAAAATTTAGATTAGAAGTTATTTACCGTCCACGAAACATAAAACTGAGAACCGATAAGTCCCGTACCATAAGCAGTGAAATATTCTTTGGCACCTATATTGGTAGCCCCTACTTTAAAAGTAGATTTTAAAGATGGAACTGTATAGTTCAACTGTGCGTCTACTACATTAAAAGAAGGAATATTCCCATCTCCAAAAGAAGCCTGCCAGAAATAGGCATCGCTCCATCGATAACTTACATTGAAACCAAAATTTTCAACCAAATGGGTATGACCAAAAGAAGCTTTCACTTTATGCTTTGGAGTATTAAAACCTGGTCTAAAATCTGGATCGTCCTGTTCAAAATCTGCGAATGTATAATTGGCTTCCAGGTCGAAACCATTAAACACTTTGGTATAAACGGCCACCGCGGCTCCATAGGACTGCACTCCAGAATCTGCATTGGTGTATGTTTGAAAAACACGTGTATCCCCGCTTTGCAAAGCAACAAGTGATTGACTATTATCTCCCGCCTGCCCATACAAAGGCACGATTACATTTTCATTGGCAATAAAGTCTTCATAATCGGTATAATAACCACTTAAATCTATGGTAAAGCTACCTAGCTGACCTCGGTAACCAACTTCATAAGCAATAGCTTTTTCCGGTTCTACTATATCGACATCGGCAACTTCTGGTGCCCCAGCTTGAACAGAACTTACGGAAAAAGAATTTTCATAGGCGTCCCTTCCGCTAATAGTTGCCTGCGTCTGGCCACCATTGGCAGCTGCGTTGTTTACATTGTACGTTCGTACGTAACGATCTAAATTATCTTCCGCAGAACCTACAAGAACCGCTCTACCAACGTCTAAGCCAATATATAGATCTTGGGTGGTAGGGTTTCTAAAAGCTGTTTGGATAGAAGCTCTAAAATTATGGTTCTTGTCCGCTCCAGCAGTATAACCAACAGAAAGTCTCGGTGTAACTTGACCGTCGAATAATTCTGATTTATCATAACGGAAAGACGCGGTTAATTTTAATCGCTCCTCCATTAATTGTTTTTGGATTTGTGTATACAGTCCGAGTTCGTTATAGCTTATAGGGCCATCGTAATCGGTGAAAATGGTTCCGAAGGAATTTAAACGGTACGTTCTAAACGATCCTCCCACTTGAATATCTGCAAAATCGATTAGATCGGCAAAATTGTAGTTCGCATCGGCATGATACAATTGGGAAGCATCCCTAAATTGTGAACCAGCTGCCAGATCAGAATTGGTGGTAACCGTATCGAAAGCATCTTGAAAACCAGCTGTACCAGGAATCAATCTGCCAGTATCTGCCGTTTGGCGAGCCAATTGATGCGCCTGCTCGCTAGAGGCTCCTCCTAAGGTAGCCTGCACGTAAGCTCCTGCATACTCACCAAACCAAGTTTGGTCGTCTTTCCAGAATCGGTTAATGTTGATCCCTGTAAATCGCATGTCGTAGGAATCCCCGGCATCTTCATCGGTCATATAGCCTCGTACAAAAAAGTTATTGTTTTTAACTTCAATTTTATGTTGCTGAAGGAAAAAATTACGAAGGGAATACCTATTGGCTCCTTGGTAAATGGTAGCCCCTTTACCTACTTTTGCCTGATACATGATTTCAAAATCATCGGCAAAAGGACGATAATGTAGGGAAGCATCAAATTTCACGCTTTCTGCGTCATAATTGGTTAGGTTACTTTCTAAATACCCTGTTCTACTAACATTTTCATTAGGTAATAGGTTAACGGCTGCATCGGGAATTAAACCTCTACTCGCCAACGCTTGTCCAACACCGCGGATGTTTGTACTTACCTCATCTCCATAAACATTCAATCCGTCGTAATTAGGAGCCTCTCTTCCTACACCTG from Galbibacter sp. BG1 harbors:
- a CDS encoding YHS domain-containing (seleno)protein, whose protein sequence is METKLTCILLFFIVSSKAQFNEQKGAVAEGYDVISYFEETPEKGSSDFVTIYEDAEFRFVSEKHLRTFQENPKKYLPQYGGYCAYAIANGEKVKINPKTYEIRDGKLYLFYNSWGNNTLGLWQKEGAVELQKQADTNWKRMGH
- a CDS encoding SGNH/GDSL hydrolase family protein gives rise to the protein MNTKYIGLLSFMLIGLLSCSSDDDSSGGGDMGMNFSAGTADFSNYVSVGNSLTAGYTDGALFQASQQNSLPNMLSQQFSLVGGGEFNQPLMNDNLGGATLGGNVILENRLFFNGAGPARLPGSPTTEISQTLSGSFNNMGVPGALSYHLLAQGYGNIAGLQTGQANPYFVRFASSANTSIIADAVSQNPTFFTLWIGNNDVLGYATSGGIGIDQNGNLDPSTYASNDITDPNVFAQVYSGIVAQLTANGAKGAVANIPNVTSIPYFTTVPYNPVPLDEATANQLNTQLIGPLKQILTAQGQGDRVVLLQAGSNNPLMIKDEDLTDLSAQLNGALQQAGIPAQQAGLMAMLYGQARHATEADLITLPTSSTIGTEQVGIPAPFNSIGVTYPLQDGAVLLPSEQKAATDAVVAFNTTIAAVAEQNGLALVDANAILDEVVNGGVAFDEFVLNGDLVFGGAFSLDGVHPTARGYAYLANNFLAAIEANFDAKLPRLKAADYNTLYPAQLP
- a CDS encoding TonB-dependent receptor; translated protein: MIRTIFFALLFLVGAVGFAQSTKISGSVIDQQNQPIPSASIQVVGTSTGTVSDFNGNFELEVSKSLPFSITISSIGFSSQTIEINSTEDVTIQLEEQTTNLGEIVISASRTPERIFESPVTVERFGLKEIKNTASVDFYGGLENLKGVDINTNSLTFKSINTRGFAAFANTRFVQLVDGMDNSAPALNFPLGNLLGMTEIDVQSVELLPGASSALYGANAFNGILFMRSKNPFVDDGISAYVKTGMTSQDAAGDNIYWDVGIRAAKKFSEKFAAKANFSYLEGTDWYAVSEENVLNPGVGREAPNYDGLNVYGDEVSTNIRGVGQALASRGLIPDAAVNLLPNENVSRTGYLESNLTNYDAESVKFDASLHYRPFADDFEIMYQAKVGKGATIYQGANRYSLRNFFLQQHKIEVKNNNFFVRGYMTDEDAGDSYDMRFTGININRFWKDDQTWFGEYAGAYVQATLGGASSEQAHQLARQTADTGRLIPGTAGFQDAFDTVTTNSDLAAGSQFRDASQLYHADANYNFADLIDFADIQVGGSFRTYRLNSFGTIFTDYDGPISYNELGLYTQIQKQLMEERLKLTASFRYDKSELFDGQVTPRLSVGYTAGADKNHNFRASIQTAFRNPTTQDLYIGLDVGRAVLVGSAEDNLDRYVRTYNVNNAAANGGQTQATISGRDAYENSFSVSSVQAGAPEVADVDIVEPEKAIAYEVGYRGQLGSFTIDLSGYYTDYEDFIANENVIVPLYGQAGDNSQSLVALQSGDTRVFQTYTNADSGVQSYGAAVAVYTKVFNGFDLEANYTFADFEQDDPDFRPGFNTPKHKVKASFGHTHLVENFGFNVSYRWSDAYFWQASFGDGNIPSFNVVDAQLNYTVPSLKSTFKVGATNIGAKEYFTAYGTGLIGSQFYVSWTVNNF